One genomic region from Gemmatimonadota bacterium encodes:
- a CDS encoding lactate racemase domain-containing protein, whose product MKYLTYSGNNIIQAELPEDASVFFPPPPLPGIPNKDIPNRVRAAFESPLDMPPLEELVDVNSRILIAFDDNCQPFPATAPPDIRQLAIETLLEMLYGYGVKQENIQLMCAVALHRKMKTYEMATMLGKRIMKAFHPHQLVNFDAEDPDDIVVLGTTDHGEPVETSRKVIESDLVIYVDSIQIPLNGGHKSVAVGLGTYNSIAPHHAPQMTAENPHVMQPEGSEMHGSIERISRVILKHTRIMVLEAAMNNASYPPMMRYLSKPPDRCNLVEKVLKATAPTSMKLLPEAVRFQVFKGIRSAYSPVEINAGSIDAVHEPTLQTLKDQLLVTTDHQHDTLVFGLPDLSPYSVGTRINPVLVLSDVLGYVFNWFYNKPFVKPGGVVIILNPVFEFFHPEYHVAYEKFWNEVLPETQDPFEMQSAFQEKFARDPHMIDCYRNRFAHHGFHPFTVWYWATYPLKYLSRVILAGPKTDFAAKRLGVSWAPDLEHALGQAREVTGGDDVVALTIPPFMYMQVNDGAPG is encoded by the coding sequence ATGAAATACCTTACCTATTCCGGGAATAACATCATCCAAGCCGAACTGCCGGAAGATGCGTCGGTGTTCTTTCCGCCGCCGCCGCTTCCCGGAATTCCGAACAAAGACATACCGAACCGGGTCCGGGCGGCCTTCGAATCCCCCCTTGACATGCCGCCCCTTGAAGAACTGGTCGACGTGAACAGCCGGATCCTGATCGCTTTCGACGACAACTGCCAGCCCTTTCCGGCTACCGCGCCGCCCGATATCCGCCAGCTCGCCATCGAGACCCTGCTGGAGATGCTCTACGGTTACGGGGTGAAGCAGGAGAATATCCAGCTCATGTGCGCGGTCGCGCTGCACCGCAAGATGAAGACATACGAAATGGCCACCATGCTGGGCAAGCGGATCATGAAGGCCTTCCATCCCCACCAACTGGTCAATTTCGACGCCGAAGACCCGGACGACATCGTCGTGCTGGGCACGACCGACCACGGCGAGCCGGTGGAGACGAGCCGAAAGGTCATCGAAAGCGACCTCGTCATCTACGTGGATTCCATCCAGATCCCGCTGAACGGGGGACACAAGTCCGTGGCCGTCGGCCTGGGCACCTACAACAGCATCGCGCCGCACCACGCGCCCCAGATGACCGCGGAGAATCCCCACGTCATGCAGCCGGAAGGTTCCGAGATGCACGGATCCATCGAGCGCATCAGCCGGGTCATCCTGAAACACACGCGCATCATGGTCCTCGAGGCGGCCATGAACAACGCGTCCTATCCTCCCATGATGCGCTATCTCAGCAAACCGCCGGATCGGTGCAACCTGGTCGAGAAAGTCCTGAAAGCGACGGCGCCGACGTCCATGAAACTGCTGCCCGAGGCGGTGCGCTTCCAGGTTTTCAAGGGCATCCGGAGCGCCTACAGTCCGGTAGAAATCAACGCTGGTTCCATAGACGCCGTCCACGAACCGACCCTGCAGACCCTGAAGGACCAGCTCCTGGTGACGACCGATCACCAGCACGACACGCTGGTTTTCGGCCTGCCTGATCTAAGCCCCTACTCCGTCGGTACGCGCATCAACCCTGTCCTGGTTCTGAGCGACGTGCTCGGTTACGTCTTCAACTGGTTCTACAACAAACCCTTCGTCAAGCCGGGCGGTGTGGTCATCATCCTGAACCCGGTCTTCGAGTTCTTCCATCCCGAGTACCACGTCGCCTATGAGAAGTTCTGGAACGAGGTGCTGCCCGAGACCCAGGATCCCTTCGAGATGCAATCGGCGTTCCAGGAGAAATTCGCCCGGGATCCGCATATGATCGACTGCTACCGGAACCGTTTCGCCCACCACGGTTTCCATCCCTTCACCGTGTGGTACTGGGCGACCTATCCGCTGAAATACCTGTCCAGGGTGATCCTGGCCGGACCGAAGACCGACTTTGCGGCCAAACGGCTGGGTGTTTCCTGGGCGCCCGACTTGGAACACGCCCTTGGACAAGCCCGCGAAGTCACCGGCGGCGACGACGTGGTGGCGCTCACCATCCCGCCCTTCATGTACATGCAGGTGAACGACGGGGCGCCGGGCTAA
- a CDS encoding DUF4440 domain-containing protein, with protein MGIQKACRDEIDTMHRCFEDWFNGRSPRTDEAFSRIGSALGESFVIVMPQGRKVERAPLLKGLYEAHAGRPGIRIWIDHVRILEEDHALVVAEYEEWQEEGGETTARHSTVVFRRDNAMPNGLKWLRVHETWFD; from the coding sequence ATGGGGATTCAGAAAGCATGCCGAGACGAAATCGATACGATGCACCGGTGCTTCGAAGACTGGTTTAACGGGCGCTCCCCCAGGACGGACGAAGCCTTCAGCCGCATCGGTTCGGCGCTGGGTGAAAGCTTTGTAATCGTCATGCCCCAGGGCAGGAAAGTGGAGCGCGCGCCGCTATTGAAAGGCCTTTACGAAGCCCACGCCGGACGGCCAGGCATTCGAATCTGGATCGACCATGTCCGGATACTGGAAGAAGACCACGCGCTCGTGGTCGCCGAATACGAGGAATGGCAGGAAGAGGGCGGGGAAACTACCGCGCGGCACAGCACCGTGGTCTTCCGGCGCGACAACGCCATGCCGAACGGACTGAAATGGCTTCGCGTGCACGAAACCTGGTTCGATTAG
- a CDS encoding Ldh family oxidoreductase, which translates to MSSIPMRNTPPDHGIRVPYETHSAFIAKLFVAAGMGGDEAGLMGRILATADRRCVYSHGTQQALGYLPKLRAGEVNPCPNVTTVRESETVVVLDGDGGMGYGPSHRGMETAIQKALAHGLGAAATRNHYHFGAAGNYSRMALEHGCVGWALSTHRVALDPENVIMSASGGSPMSLAFPTRNQPPLVLDMAAVFMGYKDELFQEYYALFAKSLGLAVALQALGGILAGIWRPEFQPPRSKWESNQGAFLLAMKIDHFMDLDEFERSLDDFVSKARKMRPFPGMPHAELPGGMEWRWEKENAEKGVPLSDDHRLRLEEIARTLDVEHPYETFESTRF; encoded by the coding sequence ATGTCTTCCATTCCCATGCGGAACACCCCGCCGGACCATGGCATAAGGGTTCCATACGAAACCCATTCGGCGTTTATTGCGAAACTGTTCGTCGCGGCCGGCATGGGCGGCGATGAAGCGGGACTGATGGGCAGGATTCTCGCTACGGCCGACAGGCGCTGCGTGTACAGTCACGGAACGCAGCAGGCGCTTGGATACCTGCCGAAGCTTCGCGCCGGCGAAGTCAATCCGTGTCCCAACGTGACCACGGTTCGCGAATCGGAGACCGTGGTGGTGCTCGACGGGGACGGGGGCATGGGGTACGGGCCGTCCCACCGGGGCATGGAGACCGCCATCCAAAAGGCGCTGGCCCATGGTCTCGGCGCGGCGGCCACGCGCAACCACTACCACTTCGGCGCGGCCGGAAACTACTCCCGCATGGCCCTCGAGCACGGGTGCGTGGGATGGGCGCTGTCCACCCACCGCGTCGCCCTCGACCCCGAAAACGTGATCATGTCCGCAAGCGGCGGCTCGCCCATGAGCCTGGCCTTCCCGACACGGAACCAGCCACCCCTGGTGCTCGACATGGCCGCGGTTTTCATGGGATACAAGGATGAGCTGTTCCAGGAGTACTACGCCCTGTTCGCCAAGAGCCTGGGCCTCGCGGTTGCTTTGCAGGCACTCGGGGGCATACTGGCCGGCATCTGGAGGCCCGAATTCCAACCTCCCCGTTCAAAATGGGAGTCCAACCAGGGCGCTTTCCTGTTGGCGATGAAAATCGATCACTTCATGGATCTGGACGAGTTCGAACGATCGCTGGACGACTTCGTATCGAAGGCCAGAAAAATGCGACCCTTCCCGGGCATGCCTCACGCGGAACTGCCCGGCGGCATGGAGTGGCGGTGGGAAAAGGAGAACGCGGAGAAAGGCGTGCCGCTGAGCGACGATCACCGCCTCAGGCTGGAGGAGATCGCACGCACGCTTGACGTAGAGCACCCCTACGAGACCTTCGAATCCACGCGATTCTGA